In Marivirga salinae, a single window of DNA contains:
- a CDS encoding RNA polymerase sigma factor produces MNNQKTMLDDSQLVGQYINGNEVAFEELVNRHKSRIFTTIYMIVKDQYVAEDLMQEVFIKAIRTLKSGRYNEEGKFLPWILRIAHNLAIDKFRKNKRYPTIVMDDGNSVFETLEFAEGTFEDAQMKRDVHKSLRKLIQELPDAQKQVLIMRHYMDMSFKEISDQTGVSINTALGRMRYALINLRKKMQQYNIAYDQNFYS; encoded by the coding sequence ATGAATAATCAAAAAACAATGCTAGATGACAGCCAGTTAGTCGGACAGTATATCAATGGTAATGAAGTAGCGTTTGAAGAATTAGTAAACCGCCACAAGTCTAGAATTTTCACAACTATCTACATGATTGTTAAAGATCAGTATGTAGCTGAAGATTTAATGCAAGAAGTTTTCATTAAGGCTATACGAACTTTAAAATCCGGTCGTTATAATGAGGAAGGTAAATTTTTGCCTTGGATCTTAAGAATTGCACATAATTTAGCAATTGATAAGTTCAGGAAAAATAAAAGGTACCCTACCATCGTTATGGATGATGGAAATAGTGTATTCGAAACCCTCGAATTTGCAGAAGGCACATTTGAGGACGCACAAATGAAGAGAGATGTGCATAAATCGCTTCGTAAATTGATTCAGGAATTGCCTGACGCACAAAAACAAGTGCTGATCATGCGCCACTATATGGACATGAGTTTTAAGGAGATTTCAGATCAAACGGGCGTGAGCATCAATACTGCATTAGGACGAATGCGCTATGCCCTCATTAATTTGAGGAAAAAGATGCAACAATATAATATAGCCTATGACCAAAATTTTTACTCATGA
- a CDS encoding ECF-type sigma factor produces MINRGEITQLLVQVNKGDMNAYNKIFPVIYNELRHIAHRIRFQYFGIETLNTTAIVHEAYLKIINSEANWNSRAHFYGVAGKAMRHILLNAARRKNAIKRGRDAQHLCFEEWEEKINLSDECSDELLRLDEVLTDLEKKDSKQVKIVECRFFANMTIEETAIVLDISPSTVKRNWQVIKAWIYSQIQAKKTA; encoded by the coding sequence ATGATAAATCGAGGAGAAATAACACAACTACTGGTTCAAGTAAATAAAGGGGATATGAATGCTTACAATAAAATATTCCCCGTTATTTATAATGAATTACGACATATAGCACATAGGATACGTTTTCAATATTTTGGAATAGAAACATTGAACACAACCGCTATTGTGCACGAGGCCTATTTAAAAATTATTAATTCTGAAGCTAACTGGAATAGTCGCGCCCATTTTTATGGGGTAGCAGGAAAAGCCATGCGTCATATTTTATTAAATGCAGCACGCAGAAAAAATGCCATAAAAAGAGGTAGGGATGCACAACATCTTTGTTTTGAAGAATGGGAAGAAAAAATAAATTTATCCGATGAATGTTCAGATGAATTGTTAAGATTAGATGAGGTTTTGACCGATCTAGAAAAAAAGGATAGTAAACAAGTGAAAATAGTGGAGTGTAGGTTTTTTGCCAATATGACCATAGAAGAAACAGCAATAGTACTTGATATATCACCCTCCACCGTAAAAAGAAATTGGCAAGTAATCAAAGCTTGGATTTACAGTCAGATTCAAGCCAAAAAAACGGCTTAA
- a CDS encoding serine/threonine-protein kinase: protein MASNQSLDLQSDSSQKNGLKTMGYSWSELEDIFQNALKMPVAERENYVENKAKNDERLKQTVLMMLRDAENADQYFDKLQEGIAHGLEEKKEDIYQQGDIVDKYKIVKPLGRGGMGQVYLAERNDRQFEQNVAIKCFSSEEVKENFFENFRNEKQFLANLNHTTIAHIIDGGVTDNGVHYIIMEYVDGFPIDEYLKKHELSTQEKLQLFLKICDAINYAHNRLILHLDIKPSNILVNKEGQVKLLDFGIAQKMGEPLKQNHLLVSPFYAAPEQLKQKPISVATDIFQMGILLHLILSNDLPFQKGEDPTYSKRSLKFADEEINTELLSIIKVCLNESPEDRFVSVSALSQEIENYLSSRPVNVHSQNWTYLAGKFIKRNKIKILLSVLLIISMIIGIVFSSYQANKARESELKAIKTNEFLLDIFKSADPNLTEGSLTIKEILDNSVNSIESKFEDEEFKLSLYDRLTNIYTNVYLWNESRELAEKVLNRYKEIDNYSKLKIMSTLGGNYRELSEFQKADSVFKLLLNRIEEPKGNLPLEFKIENILAFAKSQQIQGNYDTALQIINKVNNYITNDVREMYRADIYNHYASVYKDLSKFDSASYYQTKAINTLKQKTSPEHHHALGIYYNNQGNLFKDMSLYDSAIASFEKSISLKKKIDSKANIDLGITLSNLGGVYYKKKNYDSASIILNRAIEIFSKQLKPDNNFIVSTRYSLANIYYTQLKFEKALSEYKEILIADTANFGMEHPYVADDYISISNCYIELNETDKAYEYLKRAKGIIETKFDESHQKTSYLYNKFGILFEKQENYAMAQMYFQESYTLANKYLGEDHRNTKIYKDDVERISKIMKGDVNKM, encoded by the coding sequence TTGGCAAGTAATCAAAGCTTGGATTTACAGTCAGATTCAAGCCAAAAAAACGGCTTAAAAACAATGGGTTATTCTTGGAGTGAACTGGAAGACATCTTCCAAAATGCATTAAAAATGCCTGTCGCTGAGCGGGAAAACTATGTAGAAAATAAAGCAAAAAACGATGAGCGATTGAAACAAACTGTGCTCATGATGCTCCGAGATGCCGAAAATGCTGACCAATATTTTGACAAACTTCAAGAAGGGATTGCCCATGGATTAGAAGAAAAAAAGGAAGATATTTATCAACAAGGAGACATAGTTGATAAGTATAAGATTGTTAAGCCCTTGGGACGGGGTGGAATGGGTCAGGTTTATTTAGCTGAAAGAAATGACCGGCAATTCGAACAAAATGTTGCGATCAAATGCTTTTCTTCAGAAGAGGTAAAAGAAAATTTCTTTGAAAATTTCCGAAATGAAAAACAGTTTTTAGCTAACCTTAATCATACAACTATAGCGCATATTATTGATGGAGGGGTTACAGATAATGGAGTCCATTACATCATCATGGAATATGTAGACGGATTTCCAATTGATGAATATTTAAAAAAGCATGAATTATCTACTCAAGAAAAGCTACAGCTTTTTTTAAAAATCTGTGATGCCATCAATTATGCTCATAATAGATTAATACTTCACTTGGATATTAAACCATCCAATATTTTAGTCAATAAAGAAGGGCAAGTTAAATTATTGGATTTTGGAATTGCTCAAAAAATGGGCGAACCATTAAAACAAAATCATTTATTAGTCTCCCCTTTTTATGCTGCTCCTGAACAATTAAAACAAAAGCCCATTAGTGTTGCTACAGATATTTTCCAAATGGGGATTTTGTTGCACTTAATACTCTCAAATGATTTGCCATTTCAAAAAGGAGAAGATCCTACGTATTCAAAGAGAAGCCTCAAGTTTGCGGATGAAGAAATTAATACGGAACTCCTCTCTATAATTAAAGTTTGTTTAAATGAATCGCCAGAGGACAGGTTTGTTTCAGTTTCAGCATTAAGTCAAGAGATTGAAAATTATTTAAGCTCTAGACCGGTAAATGTACATAGCCAGAATTGGACTTACCTAGCCGGTAAATTTATTAAAAGAAATAAGATTAAGATTTTGCTTTCTGTATTACTGATTATATCCATGATAATTGGTATTGTCTTTTCATCTTATCAGGCTAATAAAGCTAGAGAAAGCGAACTGAAAGCAATTAAAACAAATGAATTTCTATTAGATATTTTCAAAAGTGCTGACCCTAATTTGACAGAAGGAAGTCTTACTATAAAAGAAATTTTGGATAACAGTGTAAATAGTATTGAGTCAAAATTTGAAGATGAAGAATTTAAACTTAGCCTTTATGATCGTTTAACAAATATTTACACAAATGTTTATTTATGGAATGAATCTAGGGAACTAGCTGAAAAAGTACTTAATAGATATAAAGAAATAGATAACTACAGCAAGCTAAAAATAATGAGTACGCTCGGAGGAAATTATAGAGAGCTTTCTGAATTTCAAAAGGCAGATTCAGTTTTTAAATTGCTGCTAAATAGAATAGAAGAGCCAAAGGGAAATTTACCTTTAGAATTTAAGATTGAAAACATACTAGCATTTGCTAAATCTCAACAAATACAAGGAAATTATGATACTGCCCTTCAAATTATTAATAAAGTGAATAATTACATCACTAATGACGTTCGTGAAATGTATAGAGCAGATATTTATAATCATTACGCCTCTGTTTATAAAGATTTATCCAAATTTGATTCAGCATCCTATTATCAGACAAAAGCTATAAACACACTAAAACAAAAAACAAGCCCAGAACATCATCATGCATTAGGTATTTACTATAATAATCAGGGAAATTTATTTAAAGATATGTCTCTCTACGATTCTGCTATAGCTTCATTTGAAAAATCAATTAGTTTAAAAAAGAAAATTGACTCCAAAGCAAATATTGATTTAGGGATCACTCTAAGTAATCTGGGAGGCGTTTATTATAAAAAGAAGAATTATGATAGTGCCTCTATTATTCTGAACAGAGCGATAGAAATATTTAGTAAACAGCTCAAACCAGATAACAATTTTATTGTCTCCACTAGATATAGTTTGGCAAATATTTATTACACCCAATTAAAATTTGAAAAGGCTTTATCAGAATATAAGGAAATACTAATTGCAGATACTGCTAATTTCGGGATGGAACATCCTTATGTGGCAGACGATTACATATCCATTTCTAATTGCTATATTGAATTAAATGAAACTGATAAAGCCTATGAATATTTGAAACGAGCTAAAGGCATAATTGAAACCAAATTTGATGAAAGTCATCAAAAGACTTCTTACCTCTACAATAAATTCGGAATTTTATTCGAAAAGCAAGAAAATTACGCAATGGCACAGATGTATTTTCAGGAATCTTACACTTTGGCTAACAAATATCTTGGAGAAGATCATCGCAATACCAAAATATATAAAGATGATGTAGAGCGTATATCCAAAATTATGAAAGGAGACGTTAATAAAATGTGA
- a CDS encoding UDP-2,3-diacylglucosamine diphosphatase produces MKTLELDIPAEKKIYFASDFHLGAPNLKESHLREKRIVQWMDQIQTDASALFLVGDIFDFWHEYKKAIPKGFIRFQGKLAELADSGLPIYLFTGNHDMWMFGYFTEELGIEVFREPITLLANNKKMLIGHGDGLGPGDQQYKFLKKVFDNKVCQWLFRQIHPDLGISIANKWSASSRISSSTDETEKFLGEGEWLWAYTKEIEKQTHHDFYVFGHRHLPLDLEVNKNSRYINLGEWVNYNTFASFNGKDFALEKFDEE; encoded by the coding sequence ATGAAAACCCTCGAACTGGACATACCGGCAGAAAAGAAAATATATTTCGCTTCAGATTTTCATTTGGGAGCGCCAAACTTAAAAGAAAGTCATCTAAGAGAAAAGAGAATTGTCCAATGGATGGATCAAATTCAAACAGATGCTTCTGCTTTATTTTTAGTAGGCGATATATTTGATTTTTGGCATGAATATAAAAAAGCCATTCCTAAAGGATTTATTCGATTTCAAGGTAAATTGGCAGAATTAGCAGATTCAGGTTTGCCTATTTATCTATTTACCGGTAACCATGATATGTGGATGTTTGGTTATTTCACAGAGGAATTGGGTATTGAAGTTTTTAGAGAGCCTATAACTTTATTAGCCAATAATAAAAAAATGTTGATTGGTCATGGAGATGGCTTGGGACCTGGCGATCAACAATACAAATTCCTTAAAAAAGTGTTTGATAATAAAGTTTGTCAGTGGTTGTTCCGTCAAATCCATCCTGATCTAGGAATAAGTATTGCAAATAAATGGTCTGCCAGCAGTAGGATAAGCAGCAGCACTGATGAAACAGAGAAATTCTTGGGAGAAGGAGAATGGTTATGGGCTTATACAAAAGAGATTGAAAAGCAGACTCATCATGACTTCTATGTTTTTGGACATAGGCATTTACCACTTGATTTAGAAGTAAATAAAAATTCGCGTTATATAAATTTAGGGGAGTGGGTTAATTATAATACTTTTGCATCTTTTAATGGCAAAGATTTTGCATTAGAAAAATTCGATGAAGAATAA
- a CDS encoding Dps family protein, producing the protein MSTTAEKRYRKLGFDKSETQRLVEVMNSLLANYHLHYQKLRNFHWNVKGADFFDLHEQFEERYDIAKESIDEIAERIRVFGHTPLSNISDYMEHSNIKESPTDLPAEEMVQEILKDYQILLSYLTDAMNAAIDIGDVGTEDMLNTFIQDMEKHHWMLSSFLGK; encoded by the coding sequence ATGAGTACAACAGCGGAAAAAAGATATAGAAAATTAGGTTTTGATAAGTCAGAAACGCAAAGGCTTGTTGAAGTAATGAATTCTTTATTAGCAAATTATCATCTTCATTATCAGAAATTAAGAAACTTTCACTGGAACGTTAAAGGTGCAGATTTCTTTGATTTGCATGAGCAATTTGAAGAGAGATATGACATTGCCAAGGAGAGCATAGACGAGATAGCAGAAAGAATTAGAGTTTTTGGACATACACCACTAAGTAACATAAGTGATTATATGGAGCACTCTAATATTAAGGAATCTCCAACAGATTTACCTGCAGAAGAAATGGTTCAAGAAATATTGAAAGATTATCAAATATTACTTTCATATCTTACGGATGCCATGAATGCAGCTATTGACATAGGTGATGTTGGTACTGAAGATATGTTGAATACCTTTATTCAAGATATGGAGAAACATCACTGGATGTTAAGTTCTTTCTTAGGTAAATAA
- a CDS encoding YtxH domain-containing protein, with protein MNNGVKILTGFSLGLLTGAVAGLLYAPEKGDKTRKKLKKNVDKSYKDSMKKIDELKSTLNKEIDSVSSKGKETIDQLKDSVNYKN; from the coding sequence ATGAATAACGGAGTAAAAATTTTGACAGGATTTAGCTTAGGATTATTAACAGGAGCAGTTGCGGGATTACTTTATGCACCTGAAAAAGGAGATAAAACTAGAAAGAAATTGAAAAAGAATGTTGATAAATCTTACAAAGATTCAATGAAGAAAATTGATGAATTGAAATCAACATTAAATAAAGAAATCGATAGCGTTTCATCCAAAGGAAAAGAAACAATCGATCAACTGAAAGATTCAGTTAATTATAAAAACTAA
- a CDS encoding helix-turn-helix transcriptional regulator, whose protein sequence is MTKISNNIKYLRTEKGLSQTAMAEAVGLKRGNIASYEKELAQPSIENLVKIADYFGIDIHQIVNEDLQYSSKKINEERNPLKIFEESFPFQGLKDRVNALKGNHNSDDKIKRLKDQNKDIHKMVDGFRAFHKMRISSNQNPEELNKKLSADYENLLDILQTVLKSNTDLIKIIDKNHD, encoded by the coding sequence ATGACAAAAATATCGAACAACATAAAATATTTACGGACTGAAAAGGGTTTGAGTCAAACCGCTATGGCAGAAGCAGTTGGACTCAAAAGAGGCAATATTGCATCATATGAAAAGGAACTAGCACAGCCTAGTATCGAGAATTTGGTCAAAATAGCGGACTATTTCGGTATAGATATACATCAAATAGTAAATGAGGATTTACAATATTCCTCAAAAAAAATAAATGAGGAGAGAAACCCATTGAAAATTTTTGAAGAAAGTTTTCCTTTTCAGGGACTTAAAGACCGAGTTAATGCATTGAAAGGAAATCATAATTCAGATGATAAAATCAAAAGGCTAAAAGATCAAAACAAGGATATTCATAAAATGGTTGATGGTTTTAGAGCTTTTCATAAAATGAGAATCAGCTCAAACCAAAACCCAGAGGAACTCAACAAAAAGCTTTCAGCAGACTATGAAAACTTGTTGGATATATTGCAAACAGTTTTAAAAAGTAATACAGATTTGATTAAAATAATTGACAAAAACCATGACTAA
- a CDS encoding DUF6438 domain-containing protein produces MSSQKAEEIFSLNTTACMGPCPVFELSLYGDKRLVFNGKENTEISGKKEVVLEDEQFEALLGIIDAADWMNLKEEYRSDMLDLPTQNFSYNRNGIRKNVSRYGTGPESISNMSDTILTFVEEQVFGK; encoded by the coding sequence ATGAGCTCACAAAAAGCAGAGGAGATTTTTAGCTTAAATACTACCGCATGCATGGGGCCTTGTCCTGTTTTTGAATTATCTCTTTATGGCGATAAAAGATTGGTGTTTAATGGCAAAGAAAACACAGAAATATCGGGTAAAAAAGAAGTGGTGTTAGAAGATGAACAATTTGAAGCATTACTTGGGATTATAGATGCTGCAGACTGGATGAATTTAAAGGAAGAGTATCGTTCGGATATGCTAGATTTGCCTACTCAAAATTTTAGTTATAATCGAAACGGGATTAGAAAAAATGTATCAAGATATGGCACTGGGCCTGAGTCAATTTCTAATATGAGCGATACTATTTTGACATTTGTAGAAGAGCAAGTATTTGGTAAATAA